In Croceicoccus sp. Ery15, a genomic segment contains:
- a CDS encoding OmpA family protein — protein MFSIDILTILFWLFVGLAIGGLISWLIGGRTDTESAIGLADIEGKTVSIKEERETLVDQLEAIEGVGPKIAALLHDNGIHRFAQIAAMDPVEIADILRKGGSEFSIARPYTWPFQAKLLANGWLNEFVKVKGDLRAGRLALSEVKGIGAPTAERLGALGIGSVPLLADAEPEKLASQLVAAGEDVTIGNVGSWIDQARRLLMGDNASLAAAMGLPVAVLSARTGHTFKEHYTVAGPIVDAGALTTLTTATASATARPSLLPFWLGLIGAALLGLLSLLGLGSAKEAAAPASAGAPAGSRVLTSELVTDALFETDSAVLTPEGKAQIDEKIISEAKGQIVTGARIVGHADVRGDDALNLTLSQERAQAVADYLKEKAMAEGIDWNGRAVQVFGAGEKFPNPAANTPEDCAALLTEGADPVAAGECFAPDRRVNVDIYVAS, from the coding sequence GTGTTCAGCATCGACATATTGACCATATTGTTCTGGCTATTCGTGGGGCTTGCGATTGGCGGGCTGATATCCTGGTTGATCGGCGGCAGGACCGACACGGAAAGCGCGATCGGTTTGGCCGACATCGAAGGCAAGACGGTCAGCATTAAAGAGGAGCGCGAAACTCTGGTCGACCAGCTGGAGGCGATCGAGGGTGTCGGGCCGAAAATTGCGGCACTGCTGCACGACAACGGCATCCACCGCTTCGCTCAGATCGCGGCGATGGACCCGGTCGAAATTGCCGACATCCTGCGCAAGGGCGGCAGCGAGTTTTCCATCGCGCGGCCCTATACTTGGCCATTTCAGGCGAAATTGCTGGCGAATGGCTGGCTCAACGAATTCGTGAAGGTCAAGGGCGACCTTCGCGCAGGCCGGCTGGCCCTGAGCGAGGTGAAAGGCATCGGTGCGCCGACTGCCGAACGTCTGGGCGCGCTGGGCATCGGTTCGGTGCCCCTGCTGGCCGATGCCGAGCCCGAGAAACTGGCCAGCCAGCTTGTTGCCGCGGGTGAGGATGTAACCATCGGCAATGTCGGCAGCTGGATCGATCAGGCCCGCCGCCTGTTGATGGGCGACAATGCCAGTCTTGCCGCCGCGATGGGACTGCCCGTGGCCGTGCTGTCGGCGCGAACGGGACACACATTCAAGGAACATTACACCGTCGCTGGCCCTATTGTAGATGCAGGCGCACTGACCACACTGACCACCGCGACCGCCAGTGCGACCGCTCGGCCGTCACTATTGCCCTTCTGGCTTGGCCTGATCGGTGCGGCTTTGCTCGGCCTGCTTTCTCTGCTGGGCCTTGGCAGCGCGAAAGAGGCTGCTGCGCCTGCTTCTGCCGGTGCGCCTGCCGGATCGCGCGTGCTGACGTCGGAACTTGTCACCGATGCGCTGTTCGAAACCGACAGCGCGGTGCTGACACCCGAAGGGAAGGCGCAAATCGACGAGAAGATCATCAGCGAGGCGAAGGGACAGATCGTGACGGGCGCGCGGATCGTGGGCCATGCCGATGTGCGCGGCGACGATGCGCTGAACCTGACCCTGTCGCAGGAACGCGCGCAGGCGGTGGCCGATTATCTGAAGGAGAAGGCCATGGCCGAGGGGATCGACTGGAACGGCCGCGCGGTGCAGGTGTTCGGTGCGGGCGAGAAATTCCCCAATCCCGCCGCCAACACGCCCGAAGATTGCGCCGCGTTGCTGACAGAAGGGGCCGATCCGGTGGCCGCGGGCGAATGTTTCGCCCCGGACCGCCGCGTCAACGTCGATATTTACGTCGCAAGCTGA